One Peptococcaceae bacterium DNA window includes the following coding sequences:
- a CDS encoding Na/Pi cotransporter family protein, translating to MKNSKILSMTERRGRRMNINYQEVFFNSLGGMAFFLFAIKYMSDGLQSIAGNRLRQWLEKGTKTPVRGVFSGMLVTALIQSSSATTVLTVGLVNSGLMTLRQAIGIIMGANIGTTITAYLIGFRLENYALPFAIAGIILLFFSKNKRLNTFGQVLFGFGMLFYGMEVMGKGLKPLRDLPVFINAMINIENHSLMGVIIGTVFTGIVQSSSATIGVLQELAYQGAITYKQAVPILFGDNIGTTVTALLASIGTSVAARRAALTHCMFNVIGTAIFLPLFLLGIFPEIVRLFTNYIYIFIPGFEGTWETLNIKMQIAQTHGVFNVSNTLLQIPFVSLLAALVSKIIPGEEVTFAIEPKYLEPRLLANPPVALGQAGREVLRMANIAKESFEHAVTYFFTGLENEAKMVDSLENIIDNLQKRITDYIVKISEKKLSLEQSNYAYIYIQAVNDIERVGDHTTNIVELTQAKNEQGIRFSLEALADMRKMIDKTAETYELALKSMEENDHELARKVVENDDIIDQMEKDFRRAHINRLNEGICSGDAGAIYIDILSNLERIGDHSVNIAQYVLGER from the coding sequence ATGAAAAATAGTAAGATACTGTCGATGACAGAAAGAAGGGGTAGAAGGATGAACATCAACTATCAAGAGGTCTTTTTTAATTCGCTGGGCGGAATGGCTTTTTTCCTGTTTGCCATCAAATACATGTCTGACGGTCTGCAGTCGATAGCGGGCAACCGGCTCCGGCAGTGGCTGGAAAAGGGGACCAAGACCCCTGTGCGTGGAGTTTTTTCGGGAATGCTGGTCACGGCGCTGATCCAGAGCAGTTCTGCCACTACCGTTCTGACAGTAGGGCTGGTCAATTCCGGCTTGATGACTTTAAGACAGGCTATCGGCATTATTATGGGAGCGAACATAGGCACGACCATAACCGCCTACCTGATCGGGTTCAGACTTGAGAACTACGCCCTTCCTTTTGCTATTGCCGGAATAATCCTGCTGTTCTTTTCCAAGAATAAACGGCTTAACACATTTGGCCAGGTCCTTTTCGGGTTTGGCATGCTGTTCTACGGGATGGAAGTAATGGGGAAAGGGCTCAAGCCGCTCCGCGATTTGCCGGTGTTCATTAATGCCATGATTAATATTGAGAACCATTCCCTGATGGGAGTCATAATCGGGACTGTTTTTACCGGTATTGTTCAGAGCAGCAGCGCGACCATCGGGGTATTACAAGAACTGGCCTACCAGGGAGCAATTACCTACAAACAGGCTGTACCCATTTTATTCGGCGACAATATCGGGACAACTGTCACGGCGCTGCTGGCATCTATTGGAACTTCCGTGGCCGCGCGGAGGGCGGCCCTGACTCACTGCATGTTCAATGTTATCGGCACCGCCATTTTTCTGCCGCTTTTTCTACTGGGTATTTTCCCGGAAATAGTGCGTTTGTTTACAAACTACATTTACATCTTTATACCGGGATTTGAAGGGACATGGGAGACCCTGAACATAAAAATGCAGATTGCGCAGACCCACGGTGTATTTAACGTGAGCAACACACTGCTTCAGATACCTTTTGTTTCGCTTCTGGCCGCTCTGGTCTCAAAAATCATTCCAGGAGAAGAGGTCACCTTTGCTATTGAGCCCAAGTACCTTGAGCCCAGGCTGCTGGCCAACCCCCCCGTTGCCCTGGGGCAGGCGGGGCGGGAGGTCCTCCGGATGGCCAACATCGCCAAAGAATCTTTTGAACACGCCGTGACCTACTTCTTCACCGGGCTGGAGAACGAGGCCAAAATGGTGGACAGCCTGGAAAACATCATTGATAACCTGCAGAAAAGAATTACCGACTACATTGTAAAAATTTCAGAAAAAAAGCTGTCTCTGGAACAATCAAACTATGCGTACATTTACATTCAGGCGGTTAATGATATTGAAAGGGTCGGAGACCACACAACCAATATTGTGGAATTAACACAGGCTAAAAATGAGCAGGGTATCAGGTTTTCCCTTGAGGCGCTTGCCGATATGCGTAAAATGATTGATAAGACAGCCGAGACTTATGAACTGGCTTTAAAAAGCATGGAAGAGAATGACCACGAGCTGGCCCGGAAAGTTGTGGAGAATGACGACATAATCGACCAGATGGAAAAAGACTTCCGCCGGGCGCATATCAACAGGCTCAACGAAGGCATTTGCAGCGGTGATGCCGGCGCTATCTACATTGACATATTAAGCAACCTGGAGCGCATCGGCGACCATTCCGTTAATATCGCCCAATATGTGCTGGGCGAAAGATAG
- the rnhA gene encoding ribonuclease HI has product MAQNKPCVEIYTDGACSGNPGPGGWAVILVYGKHEKELSGGEPHTTNNRMELKAAVQGLRALNTPCRVKLFSDSTYLVSAFNRGWLKKWQKNGWKTSKKDPVENQDLWKELLDLSSKHEIEWVWIKGHAEDTYNQRCDRLAVEAAKASGFV; this is encoded by the coding sequence ATGGCGCAAAACAAACCCTGCGTGGAAATTTATACAGATGGAGCTTGCAGCGGCAACCCGGGCCCAGGCGGTTGGGCGGTCATCCTTGTTTACGGAAAACACGAGAAAGAACTTTCAGGCGGCGAACCGCATACAACCAACAACAGGATGGAGTTGAAGGCGGCCGTCCAGGGTCTGAGAGCATTGAACACTCCCTGCCGGGTAAAACTGTTCAGCGACAGCACCTACCTGGTCAGCGCCTTTAACCGCGGCTGGCTCAAGAAGTGGCAAAAGAACGGCTGGAAAACATCAAAAAAGGACCCGGTGGAAAACCAGGACCTCTGGAAAGAACTTCTCGATTTATCTTCAAAGCACGAAATAGAATGGGTCTGGATTAAAGGTCATGCGGAGGACACGTATAACCAACGCTGCGACAGGCTGGCGGTGGAAGCCGCAAAGGCATCCGGATTCGTTTAA
- a CDS encoding spore coat associated protein CotJA encodes MKNFTFKIVPGPPGSFNHLPPKPSPPGAPPPSRPAKSEQPEDCREMPGPCPQPYYGHMPAPPAAPGPVPPGGYQLPDHPPCPYYQPQYPPAPPAAPVQPAPTAPPGPFAAAKIAHAYVPWQYYRVVYPPSEALDKGTLFPELYQPQGVYGPCEGPEPCRVYGPWGGAPYGGN; translated from the coding sequence TTGAAAAACTTTACCTTTAAGATAGTTCCCGGTCCCCCCGGGTCCTTTAACCATCTTCCCCCTAAACCGTCTCCTCCGGGAGCGCCTCCGCCCAGCCGGCCCGCGAAAAGCGAGCAGCCGGAGGATTGCAGGGAAATGCCGGGACCCTGTCCTCAACCGTATTACGGGCATATGCCTGCGCCGCCGGCAGCCCCCGGCCCGGTGCCGCCGGGCGGTTACCAGCTTCCCGACCATCCCCCGTGCCCGTATTATCAACCCCAGTACCCGCCGGCACCGCCGGCCGCGCCGGTACAACCGGCACCGACGGCACCACCGGGGCCTTTTGCTGCGGCTAAAATAGCCCATGCCTATGTCCCCTGGCAGTACTACCGTGTGGTATACCCTCCGTCCGAAGCCCTTGATAAGGGAACCCTCTTTCCCGAACTCTATCAACCGCAGGGCGTTTACGGCCCTTGTGAAGGACCGGAGCCGTGCAGGGTATATGGCCCGTGGGGAGGTGCTCCTTATGGCGGCAATTGA
- a CDS encoding spore coat protein CotJB, whose amino-acid sequence MDQRMNLLRSIQELEFTALELNLYLDTHPDDTQALEYFNRTSEELANLKMQYEKQYGPLLSYGYGKNAGRTWSWAESPWPWEM is encoded by the coding sequence ATTGACCAACGAATGAACTTGCTCAGGAGCATCCAGGAGCTGGAGTTTACCGCCCTGGAGCTTAACCTCTACTTGGATACCCACCCCGATGATACCCAGGCCCTGGAGTATTTTAACAGGACCTCCGAAGAACTGGCGAACCTGAAGATGCAGTACGAAAAGCAATACGGACCGCTTCTCAGCTACGGATATGGGAAAAATGCCGGCAGGACCTGGAGCTGGGCGGAAAGCCCCTGGCCCTGGGAAATGTAG
- the ablA gene encoding lysine 2,3-aminomutase → MLVHNQEMAMINSSLSNSWDDWRWQMKNRIKTAEQLKDYINLTQDEIRGINACLQKFRMAVTPYYASLMDPHDPHCPVRRQAVPSAHELISYKCDLDDPLSEDRDSPVPGLTHRYPDRALLLVTDRCSMYCRHCTRRRLAGQKDTPLPPEQVEMALEYIRKTPAIRDVIISGGDPLTLSDSRIEYLLKELRSIPHVEIIRIGTRTPVVMPQRITPQLCQVIQKYHPVWVNTHFNHPKEITPESARACEMLANHGIPVGNQTVLLRGVNDCPQVMKELMRALLRIRVRPYYIYQCDLSRGTGHFRTPVSKGIEIIENLRGHTSGLAVPHFVIDAPGGGGKIPVIPQYLISQSDRQVVLRNYEGKVFVYAEPENYKSQCKCPSCQEAKPKEHVDIKGLPA, encoded by the coding sequence ATGCTTGTACACAATCAGGAAATGGCTATGATAAACAGCTCTTTAAGCAACAGTTGGGACGATTGGCGTTGGCAAATGAAAAACCGCATCAAAACGGCAGAACAGCTGAAAGATTATATTAATCTCACCCAAGATGAAATCAGGGGAATCAACGCCTGTTTGCAAAAGTTCCGCATGGCCGTCACTCCTTATTACGCGTCGCTCATGGACCCTCATGACCCTCACTGCCCTGTTCGCAGGCAGGCAGTCCCCTCGGCGCATGAGTTAATATCATACAAATGCGATCTGGACGACCCGCTCAGTGAAGACAGGGATTCACCGGTTCCCGGCCTAACACACCGTTACCCGGACAGGGCGCTGCTTTTGGTTACCGACCGCTGTTCCATGTACTGCCGTCACTGCACCAGGCGCCGGCTGGCCGGTCAAAAGGATACTCCCCTGCCGCCGGAACAGGTGGAAATGGCGCTGGAATATATCAGGAAAACGCCGGCCATCCGTGATGTCATCATTTCCGGGGGAGACCCCTTAACACTCAGCGACTCCAGGATTGAATACCTCTTAAAAGAGCTCCGCAGTATACCCCACGTGGAAATCATCCGCATCGGGACGAGAACGCCGGTGGTAATGCCGCAGCGAATAACGCCGCAGCTGTGCCAGGTAATTCAGAAATATCACCCGGTTTGGGTCAACACCCATTTCAACCACCCCAAAGAGATCACTCCCGAATCCGCCAGGGCTTGCGAAATGCTGGCCAACCACGGTATTCCCGTCGGTAACCAGACCGTTTTATTAAGAGGCGTCAATGACTGCCCCCAGGTGATGAAGGAACTGATGCGCGCCCTTTTAAGAATCAGGGTTCGCCCGTACTATATATACCAGTGCGATCTGTCCCGCGGCACCGGGCATTTCAGAACACCCGTAAGCAAAGGGATCGAGATCATAGAAAACCTGCGCGGGCATACTTCCGGGCTGGCTGTCCCCCATTTTGTAATTGACGCGCCAGGAGGAGGAGGCAAAATACCCGTTATTCCACAGTACCTGATCTCGCAATCGGATCGCCAGGTGGTGCTGCGCAATTATGAGGGTAAAGTATTCGTTTACGCCGAGCCCGAAAACTACAAGAGCCAGTGTAAATGTCCCTCCTGCCAGGAGGCTAAACCAAAAGAACACGTGGATATTAAAGGGCTGCCCGCCTGA
- a CDS encoding copper amine oxidase N-terminal domain-containing protein has protein sequence MMKKIITILVIALSGLIFVCGSASAKGQPSWTGGLGLQEGKIEGTANQAQNHGQAKKLEERIRVRGMSLKFDAPPVIKEGRTLVPVRAIMNGLGAEVKWDPETKTVTITRDDKTIVLNLVTGEVTVNEESVTIEVPAQLISNRTFVPLRFIAQTLGEKVEYDEQTGEIDIGEETAADSAGGEAEDSDDQ, from the coding sequence ATGATGAAAAAGATAATAACAATTCTAGTCATCGCGCTTTCCGGCCTGATTTTTGTATGCGGCAGCGCTTCCGCCAAGGGACAACCGTCCTGGACAGGTGGTTTGGGTCTTCAAGAAGGAAAAATCGAAGGAACGGCAAACCAGGCCCAAAATCACGGCCAGGCCAAAAAATTGGAAGAACGCATCCGGGTCAGGGGTATGAGTCTCAAGTTTGATGCGCCCCCCGTCATTAAAGAAGGGCGGACGCTAGTTCCCGTTAGGGCTATCATGAACGGGTTGGGAGCCGAGGTTAAATGGGATCCCGAAACTAAAACCGTCACCATTACCAGGGATGACAAAACTATTGTCTTGAATCTGGTTACCGGGGAAGTTACCGTAAACGAAGAGAGTGTGACGATCGAGGTCCCGGCGCAGCTTATCTCCAACCGGACCTTTGTTCCCCTGAGATTCATTGCCCAAACTCTCGGCGAAAAAGTAGAATATGACGAACAGACGGGCGAGATAGATATTGGCGAAGAAACTGCAGCCGACAGCGCCGGCGGTGAAGCAGAAGACAGCGATGACCAGTAA
- a CDS encoding DUF3048 domain-containing protein → MKKPKTILCLLVLALALAGCGKEKPQAPGSPTETPKTELDNRNLEKNPASSEPELPGALLVMVDNYYAARPQSGLDKADTVYEMMAEGGITRFLAVFYRRHAEKIGPVRSARYYFVQLAKGYDAPLAHAGGSQDSLNMIASLGVKDLDEIYNAGGCFWRDANRKMPHNLYTSTSRLLEGARARGYDLKPPPALPAANYWVGSPQLKLAVDYTTGDYKYRVFWEFNGSVYERKINDQPHVTENNAPLTADNVIVITAKTKNIVKDKTVLSEIKITGGGEARYFIDGKMMKGSWVKKSAGAPVDYLDETGAPMKFKSGSVWVQVIPGWNNLDLNQQHSPGERR, encoded by the coding sequence ATGAAAAAGCCTAAAACAATCCTGTGCCTGCTAGTTTTAGCACTAGCGCTGGCAGGCTGCGGTAAAGAAAAACCGCAGGCACCCGGGTCTCCTACGGAGACCCCAAAAACGGAACTGGATAACAGAAATCTTGAAAAAAATCCAGCAAGTTCTGAGCCCGAACTTCCGGGCGCGCTGCTGGTGATGGTGGATAATTATTACGCGGCCCGTCCGCAGAGCGGGCTTGATAAAGCCGATACAGTCTATGAGATGATGGCGGAAGGGGGCATAACCAGATTTTTAGCGGTGTTCTACCGCCGGCATGCCGAAAAAATAGGGCCTGTCCGCAGCGCCCGCTACTATTTCGTCCAGCTGGCTAAAGGTTATGATGCGCCGTTAGCTCATGCCGGCGGGAGTCAGGATTCCTTGAACATGATCGCCAGCCTCGGCGTGAAAGACCTGGACGAAATCTACAACGCCGGTGGTTGCTTCTGGCGGGACGCGAACAGGAAAATGCCGCATAACCTTTATACGAGTACCAGCCGTTTGCTGGAAGGGGCCAGGGCCAGGGGATACGACCTTAAGCCCCCGCCGGCCCTGCCCGCGGCAAATTACTGGGTGGGTTCGCCCCAGCTCAAACTGGCCGTCGATTACACGACCGGGGATTACAAATACCGCGTCTTCTGGGAATTCAACGGCAGTGTTTACGAAAGAAAAATCAATGATCAACCTCATGTTACGGAAAACAACGCCCCACTTACGGCGGATAACGTTATTGTTATAACCGCCAAGACTAAAAATATAGTGAAAGATAAAACAGTTCTTTCGGAAATCAAGATAACCGGCGGCGGGGAAGCGCGCTACTTCATCGATGGAAAGATGATGAAAGGTTCCTGGGTTAAAAAGTCCGCGGGAGCGCCTGTCGACTACCTGGATGAAACCGGAGCGCCGATGAAATTCAAATCCGGCAGCGTATGGGTCCAGGTGATCCCCGGCTGGAATAACCTTGACTTGAACCAGCAGCATTCTCCGGGGGAGAGGAGATAA
- a CDS encoding manganese catalase family protein, with translation MWIYEKKLEYPVRVSGSNPRLAGLIITQYGGPDGELAASLRYLSQRYSMPTERARAALNDIGTEELAHFEIVGTLVYKLTKDATVEEIKAAGLGSYYADHDRAVYPVSAGGIPFTAACIQAKGDPIADLVEDMAAEEKARATYNWLINLSDDPCVTDVLRFLREREVVHFQRFGEALNHLQEFMNEKKCY, from the coding sequence ATGTGGATTTACGAAAAAAAACTGGAATACCCTGTACGCGTTTCTGGATCAAACCCCCGGCTGGCCGGGTTGATCATTACCCAATACGGCGGGCCGGACGGGGAACTGGCGGCCTCGTTGCGTTACCTGAGCCAGCGCTACTCCATGCCCACCGAGAGGGCCAGGGCGGCCTTAAACGACATAGGCACGGAAGAACTGGCCCACTTCGAGATCGTCGGTACCCTGGTATATAAACTTACCAAAGACGCCACCGTTGAAGAAATAAAAGCTGCAGGTCTGGGCAGCTATTACGCCGACCACGACAGGGCGGTTTACCCTGTAAGCGCCGGCGGCATTCCCTTTACAGCCGCTTGCATTCAGGCCAAAGGGGATCCCATAGCCGACCTGGTGGAGGATATGGCCGCGGAGGAAAAAGCAAGGGCGACGTACAACTGGTTGATTAACCTTTCCGACGACCCCTGTGTCACGGATGTCCTGCGCTTCCTGCGGGAGCGGGAAGTGGTGCACTTCCAGCGCTTCGGCGAGGCCCTCAACCACCTCCAGGAATTCATGAACGAAAAGAAATGCTATTAG